The window CCGTCTTCGATCTTCTCAGAATGAACGGTCCTGTTATCTTTTTTATCTTCTGGAGCGCGCCGGTCTCCCCGGCCTGTATCGGACGCATAAAATCCCTTACGAACCTTGTTTTGTTCGGCAGAAGGCCCGGCATCAGGAATTCCATTATGGACCACATGTCTCCAACGTGGTTTTCGACCGGGGTACCGGTAAGGGCGAAATGCCATTTCGCCCTTATTGAGCGGGCGGCCTTTGACTGCCTTGTTTCAGGATTTTTGATGTTCTGGGCTTCATCCAGGATCACTCCAGACCACTCTGTCCTGTTAAATGTATCATTGTCTCTGTGAAGGAGCGAATAGGAGGTAATAACGAGATCCGTTCCCTTCACCGACTCAGAGAACTTTTCACCCCTCTGCCTCCCGGTCCCGTGGTGTATCCGGACAGAGAGGTCAGGAACGAAATGTTCGGCTTCCCTTCGCCAGTTCTCTATGACTGAAGTGGGACATATGAGAAGGACCGGGTCTTTTTCTCCCTTCAGTATCCTTGTTTTCATGAGTGCCAGGGCCTGTACTGTCTTTCCAAGCCCCATGTCGTCCGCCAGGCATCCCCCAAGCCCCGTTTCCGCAAGCCACGACAGCCATGAAAGACCCTTTATCTGGTATGGCCTCAGTTCTCCTCGGAACCCCTCGGGCTGCGCTGTCTGCTCTATCTGTTCAACGCCGGTCAGGACAGACCTGACTGAATCAAGCCAGTCTGAGCCGGTAATAGCTGAAAGCGGAAGATCGCCCCTGCTCTCCCTGAAGGAAGAGATCAGGGCCTCTCTTCTGGATATTTTGCGAGGCAGCTTTTTGATCCCTTCCATTACCCTCTCAAGTTCGTCGCGGTAGATAAGGATCCATTTCCCTCTTATGTTCGCAAGGGGAGCCTTAAGCTTCCTCAGCATCGAGAGCTCGCCCTCCGTCAGTACATCATCCCCGACAGCGACGGACCAGTCGACGTCCATCAGGTCGCCAAGGTCCATCCCGCTTCCTGAAGAGAAGACAGAGCTTTCCCTTACGCTTCCCTTTACCGCAAGTTTAGGCCTGTCGGACGGGGAACCCCATGAAGAGGGGAACTGTATCTGTATCCCATGGTCGAGTATAGCCGGCACATTGTCGTGGAGGAACACGAGCAGTTCGTCAAACATCATGGTACAGGAAATGGGGGAGGGTCCGTTCAGGCTTCTTGCTATCGCCGGGACAGAGGAGGATATCTGCCCAAGCATTTGAAGCAGGTACCTTCTCGGATTGGCTCCTGAGGCACGAAACCACTTTCTTTCTGCAGGGCCCGGACTCCATACCTTTTCGGCGGCAACAGAAAGGGTAGGATCCATCGCAGACTGCAGATGCCATGAGAGGGTCCAGGTCCCCTCCCTCTCCCCGGACAAAGGTTCCTCAAGCCTCAGGAAAAGTCTCCATGGCTGGTTCGTGACCACCCTTACAGAATCGGTCCATTCCGCTATCTGAGATGAGACCTGGCTCATCTCGTCTTTCCATCTGTGGAGTGCGGACCTCGGCCAGGCAAGTGACCGGAGCCATATATCGTGGGGGTTGGTCTGGTCGACCTGTCTTCCCCTTCTTCCCGGTGCTGCCTGGGCTTTCCGTACCATATCCTCAAGGAAGGACTCCAGCATTGAGTCCGCGATCGCCTGCGGCCCCTCATTCGCCGGTCTCTCGCATGATAGTGAGAAGCTCATCAGAACAGGCGGGAGCGCGTTT is drawn from Synergistaceae bacterium DZ-S4 and contains these coding sequences:
- a CDS encoding DEAD/DEAH box helicase — encoded protein: MLHSFFADNSFFVWGESSFGPNGPDLQPMTRAAIPRIPWDAGSAAVNDALKRAGIRHSRKNLAESTVVAYVDLPSQRGCPLPSSPLLGEFPEIDGELTTERFSVEALRISHEEMTALFRIIREGRERLPVPGLLWGNDLKYVLKGLEYASMMVIRGTYLPGMESSGESYFSVWRPLHLAKYQDEYSAFVNALPPVLMSFSLSCERPANEGPQAIADSMLESFLEDMVRKAQAAPGRRGRQVDQTNPHDIWLRSLAWPRSALHRWKDEMSQVSSQIAEWTDSVRVVTNQPWRLFLRLEEPLSGEREGTWTLSWHLQSAMDPTLSVAAEKVWSPGPAERKWFRASGANPRRYLLQMLGQISSSVPAIARSLNGPSPISCTMMFDELLVFLHDNVPAILDHGIQIQFPSSWGSPSDRPKLAVKGSVRESSVFSSGSGMDLGDLMDVDWSVAVGDDVLTEGELSMLRKLKAPLANIRGKWILIYRDELERVMEGIKKLPRKISRREALISSFRESRGDLPLSAITGSDWLDSVRSVLTGVEQIEQTAQPEGFRGELRPYQIKGLSWLSWLAETGLGGCLADDMGLGKTVQALALMKTRILKGEKDPVLLICPTSVIENWRREAEHFVPDLSVRIHHGTGRQRGEKFSESVKGTDLVITSYSLLHRDNDTFNRTEWSGVILDEAQNIKNPETRQSKAARSIRAKWHFALTGTPVENHVGDMWSIMEFLMPGLLPNKTRFVRDFMRPIQAGETGALQKIKKITGPFILRRSKTDKSIISDLPEKIETEVFCSLNREQASLYGAVLDDLEERLKGSSGIRRKGAVLAAITSLKQVCDHPALYLKDRSQIAGRSGKLARLTEIAEEMLSVGDRALIFTQYAEMGAMLKNYLQETFGREALFLHGGVERGKRDEMVRKFQDSKDAPPFFVLSLKAGGTGLNLTGANHVVMFDRWWNPAVEQQAVDRAYRIGQKERVLVHYFCCKGTLEEKIELLIKSKKEIADSVVSAGENWLTEMSDSELRQLFRLSRDAVEDIS